A window of Streptomyces profundus genomic DNA:
GTCTACCGCCTCGACTACGTGCAGGGGAACCGTTCCCCCGTCGCGAAGATCACCGCGGACCGCACCTCGGGGCCCGCTCCGCTGGAGGTCAACTTCGACTCCGAGGGGTCGCACGACCCGGACGGCACACCCGTGACGTTCGCGTGGGACTTCGACGGTGACGGCACCGTGGACAGCACCGAGGCGACGGGCAGTCACACCTACACCGAGCCGGGCGGGTACACCGCGCGGCTCACCGTGACCGACGCCGACGGCAGCTCCGCGGTGTCCAACCTGACCATCGTGTCGGGCAACACCGCTCCGGTGATCGAGGTCACCGCCCCGGTCGACGGCGGGTACTTCGACTTCGGCGACACCATCGCCTACGAGGTGTCCGTCACCGACGCGGAGGACGGCGAGGTCGACTGCCAGGACGTGGTGGTGCAGCCCGGGCTCGGCCATGACGAGCACTCCCACGGCTACGAGCAGTACCGGGGGTGCTCCGGCACCTTCCCGCTGCCCGGCGACGAGGGGCACATCGGTGCCAACATCTTCGGCACCGTCACCGTCACCTACACCGACCAGGGCAACGGCGACGCTCCGGCGCTGACCACCCAGGAGGTGCTGGTGCTCCAGCCCAAGCACCGGGAGGCCGAGTACTTCGACAGCACCGGCCGGATCGAGTCCGCCGGCGGCGGCGGTGACCCGGGCGTCTCGATCGAGGACACCGGCGACTCGGCCGGCGGTGGCAAGAACATCGGCCATATCGACGACGGTGACTGGTGGGCCTGGGAGCCGGCCAACCTCACCAACATCGACGAGATCGGTCTGCGCGCGGCCACCAACCAGCTGGGCGCGACCGTCGAGGTCCGCACCGGGAACCCGGACACCGGGCCGACGGTGGCGACCATCGAGATGGAGTCCACCGGTGACTGGCAGGTCTACCAGGACTTCACCGGTGCGGTGAGCGGCGACTCGGTGACCGAGAGCGGCACGCTGTACTTCGTCAAGACGACCGGCGAACTCAACGTCAACTGGGTTGAGTTCATCGGTCAGGGCATCACCGAGGACTGAGCCCTCGTGATCCGCCCGCACTCGGGTTCCGCCCGGTCGTCCCCCTTCGGGGGCGGCCGGGCGGGCCCTGGTGGCCGGTTCGCCGGGTCAGCCGAGCGCGGCCACCGCGGACGGCCAGCCGGCCAGCCGCTCCCGTTCCACGGCGCCGGCCGTGGCCAACGCCTCCCGGTGGGCGGCCTCCAGCAGGTCGCCGATCACCACCCGCCGGTCCCGCGTCGCGGACTCGACCGCGGCGCACACCATGGCCAGCGTCCACACGTTGTCGTGCACCTCGCCCATCGGGGTGTGCCCGGTGCGCAGCGCGCGGACGAACTCGGCGAGCGAGCCGGCGATCCCCTTCCCCGCCGGCCTCTTCACCTCGGCGTCCGGGCCGGGCGACGGGGCGCCTTCGACCAGCGGCGGCCCCGTGCCGTCCCACAGCGCCGAGCCGTGTTCGGCGCTCAGCCGCCAGCGGCCGTTCCACGAGGTCTCGGCGCCCGGGCTGCACCAACTGCCGGTGTAGACATAGCGCGCGCCGTTCGCCATCTCGAAGACGGCGGTCGCGCCCGCGTCGCCCTCGTACCAGCTCCAGGGCGGGTTGTACGACGCGCAGTGGACCGCGATCGGCGCCGCGTCCACCAGCCATCTGGCGGTGTCGAACGCGTGGATCGCCATGTCCACCAGCAGCGGCTGCGCCATGGTCTCGCGGAAACCGCCGAACGTGGGCGCCCGGAAGAACTCCGTGCCGAGCACGCCGATCCGGCCGAGCCCCCTGGCTCGCTCCCTGAGGGCGAACAGCTCCGGGTGGTAGCGCCTGGACTGGCTGACCATCAGGAGCCGGCCGGTCGCCTCCGCGGCGGCGGTCAGCCGCAGCGCCTCGGGGAGCGTCCCGGCCAGCGGCTTCTCGCCCAGCACCGGCAGCCCGAGCGACAGTGCCTGGAGGGTCACCGGCAGATGCGCCTCCGGCACGGTGACGTCGATGACGGCGTCCGGACGGGTCCGCCGGGCCAGCGCGGCGAGGTCGGTGGAGACCGGCACCTCGGCGCGGCCCGCTTCCGCCAGCGCCGCCGTCGCCTTGGCCGGGGTGAGATCGACCAGCCCGACCAGCGCGGTGTCCTGGGCCTCCAGCACCGCGCGCAGCCAGGCGCGGCCCATGGCGCCGGCCCCCACCACCAGCACCCGCAGCGGTGCGCCGTCGTCGGGCAGGGTGGCGAACCGGGCTCCGGTCACGCCGTCCCGCCGCCGTTCTCGAACCAACCGGCCTC
This region includes:
- a CDS encoding Gfo/Idh/MocA family protein; this translates as MTGARFATLPDDGAPLRVLVVGAGAMGRAWLRAVLEAQDTALVGLVDLTPAKATAALAEAGRAEVPVSTDLAALARRTRPDAVIDVTVPEAHLPVTLQALSLGLPVLGEKPLAGTLPEALRLTAAAEATGRLLMVSQSRRYHPELFALRERARGLGRIGVLGTEFFRAPTFGGFRETMAQPLLVDMAIHAFDTARWLVDAAPIAVHCASYNPPWSWYEGDAGATAVFEMANGARYVYTGSWCSPGAETSWNGRWRLSAEHGSALWDGTGPPLVEGAPSPGPDAEVKRPAGKGIAGSLAEFVRALRTGHTPMGEVHDNVWTLAMVCAAVESATRDRRVVIGDLLEAAHREALATAGAVERERLAGWPSAVAALG